The following are encoded together in the Candidatus Hydrogenedens sp. genome:
- a CDS encoding PAS domain S-box protein: protein MNSIHMREILKILKKSEISFLICQVNGVIESCDTETKKRLSGKTRGGNIIGELVNKYVSIIYPYKGVLIPEDAFYWIQVWRIHSAKKKGESERIGILGIRIQKESKQQERVLFLLFPIKDTRNEIWRFEETELKHLLQVIEALPILVLQIDHSGKILYVNDYVKKLTGWLPSEVKNMNWFDVFIPEEIQEETIRFIKGGERVDDMAPFSFEGEVLTKDSRRLLILWACLPLYFGGDSEKTLIMLGQEITTAHRTKLFNKATQYLKNYVQWICEDLVRGIPEEDVFGDFLRNTLEIISFEAGAIFRLSERKARLITSEGLDESLLKTLREITIDNIIISEILSKKEVVEVSSLMSELKIGFQDKGFVKIYAGPVYNGDKVSGFIILASTSKDTPEAEAIPLLNMIISELSWIFLWYSVQETQRRQGRQYELLERMLPYALVSVDEMGSIMSVNRGGISLFGVENEEELLNQKIQMFIPKWEEYLQQLKPAEGFNVGEIVETDILTEKGEKIPVECVMGHFILASRSFYMVFLRDIRWRKQAIKTIQKAEEKFREIFENANDIIYTHDLNGRFTSINKAGLNTAGYTLEEILRLNIFQVVAPEYHEEVKQRIKKKLEGEPISKYELEIISKNGNRIPIEVSTRLIYEKGMPVGIQGIARDISDRRKAEEERKQLEAQILHTQKLESLGVLAGGIAHDFNNILVGILGNAELVLARLPEDSPLRIYLRRIEESAQRAGELTKQMLAYSGKGTITQKPMNLSEQAEEMAPLLSAIVSKKATIEYHLPKEVPAIQGDASQIHQVIMNLITNASEALGDVKGSIDVSVKVVDLTEEQIKKGGFLENVPAGKYVCLKVSDTGCGMTPDVLVKVFDPFFTTKFTGRGLGLATVLGIVRSHRGTIRVESELGRGTTVEVYFPVAKIITENNLAENSQLGKQGLKTSQYVGKILLVDDEESVLQVAEETISYLGFQVILARNGKEALEKVYQHKDDLKGVVLDVTMPELDGFEVFQKMNEICANIPVILCSGYSEQDISEKCSNIKPAGFLQKPYRPADLVKILKKILK, encoded by the coding sequence ATGAATAGCATACACATGAGGGAAATATTGAAAATATTGAAAAAGTCAGAAATTAGTTTTTTAATATGTCAAGTAAACGGGGTTATTGAAAGTTGTGATACAGAGACAAAAAAGCGACTATCAGGCAAAACAAGAGGAGGTAATATAATAGGGGAGTTGGTAAACAAATATGTTTCTATTATTTATCCTTATAAAGGAGTTCTCATCCCTGAAGATGCCTTTTATTGGATTCAAGTTTGGAGGATACATTCAGCGAAGAAGAAAGGCGAGTCAGAAAGAATTGGTATTTTAGGAATTAGGATTCAGAAAGAGTCAAAACAGCAAGAAAGGGTTTTATTTCTATTATTTCCAATAAAAGACACAAGAAACGAGATTTGGAGGTTTGAGGAGACAGAATTAAAACATCTTTTACAGGTTATAGAAGCATTGCCTATCCTTGTACTTCAGATTGACCACTCTGGAAAGATTTTATATGTAAATGATTATGTTAAAAAGTTAACAGGTTGGCTTCCTTCGGAAGTTAAGAACATGAATTGGTTTGATGTGTTCATACCTGAAGAAATTCAAGAGGAGACAATCCGATTCATTAAGGGTGGTGAACGAGTAGATGATATGGCACCATTTTCATTTGAAGGGGAAGTATTGACGAAAGACTCGCGACGGCTTCTAATTTTATGGGCATGTCTTCCCCTTTATTTTGGTGGTGATAGTGAAAAAACATTGATAATGTTGGGTCAGGAAATTACCACAGCACATCGCACAAAGTTGTTTAACAAAGCTACGCAATATCTAAAAAACTATGTCCAATGGATATGTGAAGACCTTGTTCGGGGCATACCTGAAGAAGACGTTTTTGGAGACTTTCTACGGAACACTCTTGAAATTATATCTTTTGAGGCTGGGGCTATTTTTAGGTTATCAGAACGAAAAGCCAGATTAATTACATCAGAAGGTTTAGATGAATCGTTACTTAAAACATTGCGGGAAATAACCATTGATAATATTATTATTTCTGAAATTTTGAGTAAAAAAGAGGTTGTAGAAGTATCTTCTTTGATGAGTGAATTAAAAATAGGGTTTCAAGATAAAGGTTTCGTAAAAATTTATGCTGGTCCTGTTTATAATGGCGATAAAGTCTCAGGTTTCATTATATTAGCGAGCACAAGTAAAGATACGCCAGAGGCAGAGGCAATACCACTTCTAAATATGATAATAAGTGAGCTGAGTTGGATTTTTTTATGGTATAGTGTTCAAGAGACACAAAGACGGCAGGGAAGACAGTATGAATTATTAGAGCGAATGCTCCCTTATGCACTTGTTTCGGTGGATGAAATGGGCTCCATCATGAGTGTCAATCGCGGTGGAATAAGTTTATTCGGTGTTGAAAATGAAGAGGAACTTCTAAATCAAAAAATCCAGATGTTTATCCCTAAGTGGGAAGAATATCTACAACAACTTAAACCAGCAGAAGGCTTTAATGTTGGTGAAATAGTAGAAACAGATATACTGACAGAAAAAGGAGAAAAAATTCCTGTTGAATGTGTTATGGGGCATTTTATCCTTGCCAGTCGATCTTTTTATATGGTTTTTCTGAGGGATATTCGCTGGAGGAAACAGGCAATTAAAACTATCCAAAAAGCAGAAGAAAAATTTCGGGAAATCTTTGAAAATGCAAATGATATTATATACACTCATGATTTGAATGGGAGATTTACCTCAATAAATAAAGCAGGACTAAATACCGCAGGGTATACTTTGGAGGAAATTTTAAGGTTAAATATTTTTCAAGTAGTGGCTCCAGAGTATCATGAAGAAGTAAAACAGAGGATAAAAAAGAAATTAGAGGGCGAACCTATATCAAAATACGAATTGGAGATTATCTCAAAAAATGGTAATAGAATCCCTATTGAGGTTAGTACTCGCCTTATCTATGAGAAAGGGATGCCTGTGGGAATACAGGGAATTGCACGTGATATTTCAGACCGTAGAAAAGCAGAGGAAGAACGGAAACAATTGGAGGCTCAAATCCTGCATACACAAAAATTGGAGAGTTTAGGTGTTCTTGCAGGTGGTATAGCACATGATTTTAATAACATACTTGTCGGTATCTTGGGAAATGCCGAATTAGTTTTAGCACGATTGCCCGAAGACTCCCCATTAAGAATATATTTGCGTCGGATTGAAGAATCTGCCCAACGAGCAGGGGAATTAACAAAGCAAATGTTAGCCTATTCTGGAAAGGGTACGATAACTCAAAAACCGATGAATTTGTCCGAACAAGCAGAAGAGATGGCTCCGTTATTATCTGCAATTGTATCTAAAAAAGCAACGATTGAGTACCATTTACCGAAAGAAGTACCTGCAATTCAAGGTGATGCTTCCCAAATACATCAAGTTATTATGAACCTTATTACAAATGCTTCTGAAGCATTAGGCGATGTTAAAGGGAGTATCGATGTTTCTGTCAAGGTAGTAGATTTAACGGAAGAACAAATTAAAAAAGGAGGTTTTTTGGAGAACGTTCCTGCGGGGAAGTATGTATGCCTCAAAGTTTCTGATACAGGTTGTGGTATGACTCCAGATGTATTGGTGAAAGTATTTGACCCCTTCTTTACGACTAAGTTTACAGGTAGAGGTTTAGGGCTTGCTACAGTCCTTGGAATTGTGCGTAGCCATAGAGGGACAATTCGGGTGGAAAGTGAACTTGGTAGAGGCACTACAGTTGAGGTCTATTTCCCTGTGGCAAAAATAATAACAGAAAATAATCTTGCTGAAAATAGCCAATTGGGAAAGCAAGGGCTAAAAACAAGTCAATATGTGGGAAAGATACTATTGGTTGATGATGAAGAAAGCGTTTTACAAGTTGCTGAGGAAACGATATCCTATTTGGGGTTCCAAGTTATTTTAGCAAGAAATGGTAAGGAGGCTTTAGAAAAAGTTTACCAACATAAAGATGATTTAAAAGGCGTGGTACTTGATGTAACAATGCCTGAGTTGGATGGTTTTGAAGTGTTCCAAAAAATGAACGAGATTTGTGCTAACATCCCTGTGATTTTATGTAGTGGATATTCAGAACAAGATATTTCTGAGAAATGTTCTAACATTAAGCCAGCAGGATTCCTACAAAAACCTTACCGTCCAGCTGATTTAGTGAAAATTTTAAAAAAGATATTGAAATAA
- the ruvB gene encoding Holliday junction branch migration DNA helicase RuvB, protein MSSEHIFAPEPIEDETAFDEQIRPQRLQDFPGQEPVKEKLQISIRAAKQRKEPLDHILLYGPPGLGKTTLARILANEMGVTIHQTSGPVLERQADLSAILTGLNDYDILFIDEIHRLNRAVEETLYSAMEDFEIDIMLGKGPTARSIKLGLKPFTLIGATTRAGLLTPPLRARFGDSCRLDFYSPQELQTIILRSSRILNVPIDEDAALEIARRSRGTARIANRLLRRVRDYAQVKGDGTITLALANSALKLLRIDDLGLDDMDRLLMKTVIEKFSGGPVGLNSLAVAVGEERQTLEEVHEPYLIQIGFLKRTPQGRVATPLAYKHFGLTPPTSDTPSLFPEDK, encoded by the coding sequence ATGAGTTCTGAACACATATTCGCTCCAGAACCAATAGAAGATGAAACCGCATTTGACGAGCAGATTAGGCCTCAGCGATTACAGGATTTTCCTGGGCAGGAGCCAGTAAAGGAAAAACTGCAAATTTCTATTCGTGCAGCAAAACAGAGAAAAGAGCCATTAGACCATATTTTGCTTTATGGTCCACCCGGTTTAGGGAAGACGACCCTTGCCCGAATTTTAGCCAATGAGATGGGTGTTACAATACATCAGACCTCAGGTCCTGTGTTAGAACGGCAAGCGGATTTATCCGCCATATTAACAGGTTTGAATGATTATGACATTTTATTTATTGATGAAATACATCGGTTAAATCGTGCTGTTGAAGAAACCCTTTACTCTGCTATGGAAGACTTTGAAATTGATATTATGTTGGGAAAAGGACCGACGGCACGTTCTATCAAGTTAGGATTAAAACCGTTTACTTTGATCGGAGCCACAACACGTGCAGGGCTACTAACGCCACCATTACGGGCGAGATTTGGGGATTCATGTCGGCTTGATTTTTATTCTCCACAGGAACTACAAACAATAATACTTCGTTCATCGCGAATTTTAAATGTGCCGATTGATGAAGATGCAGCGTTGGAAATTGCAAGACGTTCACGAGGAACAGCTCGTATTGCTAATCGATTGCTACGTAGGGTTCGGGATTATGCTCAGGTTAAAGGTGACGGTACAATAACATTGGCACTTGCTAACTCTGCCCTAAAATTGCTTCGAATAGATGATTTAGGGCTTGATGATATGGATAGGCTTTTAATGAAAACTGTTATTGAAAAATTTTCAGGTGGACCTGTAGGGCTTAATTCACTTGCAGTTGCTGTTGGTGAGGAACGTCAGACTCTTGAAGAAGTCCACGAGCCATATCTTATCCAAATTGGTTTTTTAAAGCGAACACCCCAAGGCAGGGTTGCTACACCATTGGCATACAAACATTTTGGATTAACTCCCCCCACATCGGATACCCCGTCTCTTTTTCCCGAAGATAAATAA
- the ruvA gene encoding Holliday junction branch migration protein RuvA has translation MFDYLRGVITKVRTNTLVLDIQGVGYLLNVPISLLNKVHVNEEAMFPVYTVWREDSVDIYAFESEEQKLLFQRLIAISGIGPKMAIAILSTLSVNDFRKAVMGNDYHLIATAPGIGKKTAQRLILEFRNKMGEDIELSALLTPREEVLQDTDEAYQAMVSMGCSASEAKSAVSFARKQLGENASIEDLIRIALRYLKGGFHS, from the coding sequence ATGTTTGATTATCTACGTGGCGTGATAACAAAAGTTCGAACGAATACCTTAGTATTAGATATTCAAGGAGTGGGTTATCTATTGAATGTTCCTATTAGTTTATTAAACAAGGTACATGTAAATGAGGAAGCGATGTTCCCTGTTTATACTGTTTGGCGTGAAGATTCTGTTGATATATATGCTTTTGAAAGTGAGGAGCAGAAATTACTTTTCCAAAGGCTTATTGCGATAAGTGGGATTGGTCCCAAGATGGCAATAGCCATACTATCTACGCTTTCTGTAAACGATTTTCGCAAGGCAGTGATGGGAAACGACTATCATTTAATCGCCACTGCGCCAGGAATAGGGAAGAAGACAGCGCAACGGTTAATTTTGGAGTTCCGCAATAAGATGGGAGAAGATATTGAACTATCTGCTTTACTGACTCCACGAGAAGAGGTATTGCAGGACACAGATGAGGCATATCAGGCAATGGTATCCATGGGCTGTTCTGCAAGTGAGGCTAAGAGTGCGGTTTCCTTCGCAAGAAAACAATTAGGTGAAAATGCAAGTATTGAAGATTTAATTCGCATAGCATTGCGATATCTCAAAGGAGGGTTCCATTCATGA
- a CDS encoding DUF1559 domain-containing protein — protein MKKTGFTLIELLVVIAIIGILAAILLPALARAREAARRSSCQNNLKQFGLSFKMYANEAKGERFPPLQPFTNPNGAPLFASPDPEGFFPEYMNDLNTAKCPSDTGVDAQGQYVAARIPDGSIEDHIKIAEENNDRLSARYFRAAALGRSYWYHGFAITNIEEFYGMWNATGTLVEIETIPPGTIIGVNPVTAPVKRKNFDNDIPVTTKLPWTAILGKGYATTNNCARLREGIERFAITDINNPAASAQAQSEIIIMFDTFGNPNDSATTGGGVVFNHMPGGCNVLYMDGHVEFIRYPSKFPVIDDKDNNYGIPRQVGHFGLQ, from the coding sequence ATGAAGAAAACTGGTTTTACTCTTATCGAACTTCTTGTTGTCATCGCAATCATTGGCATTTTGGCAGCAATATTGCTTCCTGCATTAGCAAGAGCACGAGAAGCGGCACGCAGGTCCAGTTGTCAGAATAATCTAAAGCAATTTGGATTATCATTCAAAATGTACGCTAACGAAGCAAAAGGAGAAAGATTTCCTCCACTTCAACCTTTCACGAATCCTAATGGAGCTCCTCTTTTTGCATCACCGGACCCAGAAGGCTTCTTTCCTGAGTATATGAATGATTTAAATACTGCAAAATGTCCATCAGATACAGGTGTAGATGCGCAGGGGCAATATGTCGCTGCACGCATTCCCGATGGTTCTATCGAAGACCACATTAAAATTGCAGAGGAAAATAATGATAGATTAAGTGCGCGTTACTTCCGTGCCGCTGCATTAGGTCGTTCTTACTGGTATCACGGTTTTGCTATTACAAATATTGAGGAGTTCTACGGTATGTGGAACGCAACGGGAACACTTGTAGAAATAGAAACGATTCCTCCAGGAACTATAATTGGTGTTAACCCTGTTACTGCACCTGTAAAAAGAAAAAATTTTGATAACGACATTCCTGTTACCACAAAACTCCCATGGACTGCCATTTTAGGAAAAGGTTATGCAACAACCAATAATTGTGCTCGTTTACGAGAAGGCATTGAACGCTTTGCTATCACAGATATAAATAACCCTGCCGCTTCAGCACAGGCACAAAGTGAAATTATTATTATGTTCGACACATTTGGTAATCCCAATGATTCTGCAACTACCGGGGGAGGAGTTGTTTTCAACCACATGCCCGGTGGTTGTAATGTTCTCTACATGGATGGACATGTTGAATTTATCCGTTATCCATCCAAATTCCCTGTTATAGATGACAAGGATAACAACTATGGAATACCAAGGCAGGTAGGACATTTTGGGCTACAATAG
- a CDS encoding zinc ABC transporter substrate-binding protein: protein MKPSSIFTFRLLFVLAVSCYMWGGFLSPHIYADKPIVVGTSGIHSAVKDLTGKDTELAIVVPPDLCPGHFDLKPSDIEKFINAKLVILHTWQKDLPAIKSLIRGTNPSPEKVVYIQVEGNWLVPKNYILGLEKVGAELIKAGLLTEESYKQQIDKRKKEILNFEQQILNNIKVFQPENFPVITSVFQSDFMNWLGFKVVATFPRTEEINLSLWGEILSKGKKEKAKIVVENLQSGEIELVKRLASELNAQSVILSGFPYACPSCNSWEASVQNNIDILLKAVKNTH from the coding sequence ATGAAACCTTCTTCAATCTTTACTTTTAGGCTCCTATTTGTTTTAGCAGTGTCGTGCTATATGTGGGGCGGGTTCTTATCGCCCCACATATACGCAGACAAACCTATTGTCGTTGGAACTTCAGGCATTCATTCCGCAGTTAAGGACCTGACAGGAAAAGACACAGAATTAGCGATTGTAGTACCTCCAGATTTATGTCCAGGGCACTTCGACCTCAAACCCAGTGACATAGAAAAATTCATTAATGCCAAGTTAGTTATTTTACATACATGGCAGAAAGACTTGCCTGCGATTAAAAGCCTTATTCGTGGGACAAATCCTTCCCCAGAAAAAGTAGTATATATTCAGGTAGAAGGAAATTGGCTTGTCCCTAAAAATTATATTCTTGGCTTAGAAAAAGTAGGAGCAGAATTAATTAAAGCTGGTTTATTAACAGAGGAAAGTTACAAACAGCAAATAGATAAAAGAAAAAAAGAAATCCTAAATTTTGAACAGCAAATATTAAATAATATAAAGGTTTTCCAGCCCGAGAATTTCCCAGTTATTACTTCGGTTTTTCAAAGTGATTTTATGAATTGGTTAGGCTTTAAAGTAGTAGCTACCTTCCCTCGAACAGAAGAAATTAATTTATCCTTATGGGGAGAAATTCTGAGTAAAGGGAAAAAAGAAAAAGCTAAAATTGTTGTTGAGAACCTCCAAAGTGGTGAAATAGAACTTGTAAAAAGATTAGCCTCCGAATTAAATGCTCAATCTGTTATATTGTCAGGTTTCCCTTATGCCTGTCCAAGTTGCAATTCATGGGAGGCAAGCGTGCAAAATAATATAGATATTTTGTTGAAAGCAGTAAAAAATACACATTAA
- a CDS encoding metal ABC transporter ATP-binding protein, translated as MSENIIILKNVSVYYNSHTALDDINLSFRKGEFTVILGPNGSGKTTLLKVLCGLCKFQKGSVKVLGQTPSSYNFLLRRKIAHVAQVESIDPKLPMTVRESVAIGRGGICGLGKPLTKVDWDLIDSTIKWVGISHLANKPIGQISGGERQKASIARALVQQAPILLLDEPTASIDPNAQKDILDLLEHRMDLHRFTTLYVTHELAMIPNRCDRVVMLQNGKIWADGKPEELLVEDKLKDLYGGNGFCCSGRFGFHHSHH; from the coding sequence TTGTCTGAAAATATCATTATTCTAAAAAATGTTAGCGTTTATTACAATAGTCATACCGCTCTCGATGATATTAATCTATCATTCCGAAAAGGAGAATTTACTGTAATTTTAGGACCTAACGGTTCAGGGAAAACCACATTATTGAAGGTATTATGTGGTTTATGTAAATTTCAAAAAGGTTCCGTAAAAGTTTTGGGGCAAACTCCTTCTTCTTATAATTTCCTATTACGCAGAAAAATCGCCCATGTAGCTCAGGTAGAATCAATAGATCCAAAATTACCTATGACAGTTCGAGAATCAGTAGCTATAGGGAGAGGAGGAATTTGTGGGTTAGGTAAGCCTCTGACTAAAGTAGATTGGGACTTAATTGACTCTACAATAAAGTGGGTTGGTATTTCTCATTTAGCAAATAAACCCATCGGACAGATTTCCGGAGGAGAACGGCAAAAAGCATCTATAGCCCGTGCGTTAGTCCAACAGGCACCCATTTTACTTCTCGACGAACCAACAGCATCTATTGACCCCAATGCACAAAAAGACATTTTAGATTTACTTGAACATAGGATGGATTTACATCGATTTACGACGTTATATGTTACTCACGAATTAGCCATGATACCCAACCGATGCGACCGTGTTGTAATGTTGCAAAATGGTAAAATATGGGCAGATGGGAAACCTGAAGAACTATTGGTAGAAGATAAATTAAAAGATTTATATGGTGGGAATGGATTCTGTTGTTCTGGTAGATTTGGGTTTCACCATTCACACCATTGA
- a CDS encoding metal ABC transporter permease, producing the protein MHYILGIPEYLWLPILAGLFSGIACSIVGVFIVTMHLSFLGICIAHSAFTGALFGLWVGWNPLAGAILFSLIASAIVGPLADRGELSPDTSTGIVFSTMLGLAFLFLGLIPGSKASALSLFWGNILTVTQIDIYILAGIAIFLLLLFTVFYKEIHAVLCHRQIAMYVGIPTALIFYLLLIATGLTIAVSLQTVGGLLIYSLLLNPSASAHQLTYRFKTMLILSVLFGVISCWGGIALSYKYNLPTGATIILISSVIFILSAIFSPKRQIKGTKNV; encoded by the coding sequence ATGCATTATATATTAGGAATACCCGAATATCTGTGGCTCCCTATCCTTGCAGGACTTTTCTCCGGAATTGCTTGTAGTATTGTTGGCGTTTTTATTGTTACGATGCATTTATCCTTCTTAGGGATTTGTATTGCCCACTCTGCATTTACAGGGGCATTATTTGGGCTATGGGTAGGTTGGAACCCTCTGGCAGGGGCTATTTTATTTAGTCTTATTGCTTCTGCTATAGTAGGACCCCTTGCAGACCGAGGGGAATTAAGCCCAGACACATCTACAGGTATTGTCTTTTCAACAATGTTAGGATTGGCTTTTCTCTTTCTCGGTCTGATTCCTGGTTCTAAAGCCAGTGCTTTGAGTTTATTCTGGGGAAACATCTTAACCGTAACGCAGATTGACATATATATTTTAGCGGGCATAGCTATTTTTTTATTGCTATTATTTACTGTTTTTTATAAAGAAATTCATGCAGTTTTATGTCATCGTCAGATTGCTATGTATGTTGGAATACCAACCGCCCTTATTTTTTACTTGCTATTAATTGCCACGGGATTAACCATTGCAGTCTCTTTACAAACTGTGGGTGGTTTGCTAATTTATAGTTTGTTGTTAAATCCCTCCGCATCAGCACATCAACTTACCTACCGATTCAAAACGATGCTCATTTTATCCGTTCTCTTTGGTGTAATTTCTTGCTGGGGTGGAATTGCTCTTTCATACAAATATAATCTGCCTACAGGTGCTACGATTATATTAATCTCTTCTGTGATATTCATCCTATCTGCCATCTTTTCACCCAAAAGACAGATAAAAGGAACAAAAAATGTCTAA
- a CDS encoding class I SAM-dependent methyltransferase yields MSNKQPMCSDKQYHHQKEIIDFFDHHAPQWDSYVSEGVLDKVENLLKNIDIKPTNTILDIGCGTGILVPYLWNRLQQNGTLIEVDVSREMIWHGKMKFKKIPCHWLITDAHFLPLKSEIADVIICFSIFPHLIDKKQAITEHSRVLKKGGIWVVCHSQPSKAINEFHQHVGGVVANHVIPEINEITQFLKDANLNLHHFQDNEEGYLLIATR; encoded by the coding sequence ATGTCTAACAAACAACCTATGTGCTCGGACAAACAATATCATCATCAAAAAGAAATTATAGATTTCTTTGACCATCATGCACCTCAATGGGATTCATATGTCTCTGAAGGTGTGTTGGACAAAGTAGAAAATCTTTTAAAAAATATTGATATCAAACCCACCAATACAATCCTCGATATTGGTTGTGGAACAGGGATTTTAGTCCCTTATTTGTGGAATCGTTTACAGCAGAACGGAACTCTAATTGAAGTGGATGTTTCACGTGAAATGATTTGGCATGGTAAAATGAAATTTAAGAAAATTCCATGTCATTGGCTAATCACAGATGCCCATTTCCTGCCACTTAAATCTGAAATTGCTGATGTTATTATCTGCTTTTCGATATTCCCCCATTTAATAGACAAAAAACAAGCTATAACAGAGCATAGCCGAGTATTAAAAAAGGGTGGAATCTGGGTTGTTTGTCATTCACAGCCCAGCAAAGCAATTAATGAATTTCATCAACATGTCGGCGGTGTTGTGGCTAATCATGTAATACCAGAGATAAATGAAATAACACAGTTTTTAAAAGATGCCAATTTAAACTTGCACCATTTTCAAGACAATGAAGAAGGATACCTGCTTATAGCGACACGCTAA
- a CDS encoding SDR family oxidoreductase, with the protein MGSDISIFDLTGKTAVVTGGAGVLGTSMVEGLARAGASVAIADVLLDKANELKQKIENQGGKALALYMDAFDKGTIEECANKLIKEWGKIDILVNGVGGNMKQATTSPELSFFDIPVDAFQKVVNLNLLGGAIIPSQVFGKYMIKNTEGGSIINIASMNAIRPLTRIPGYSAAKSAVANFTQWLAVHFAQEYNPKLRVNAIAPGFFLSEQNRYLLIDEKTGEPTTRGKTILAHTPMGRYGDPSDLIGTLIWLASDASKFVTGIIVPVDGGFSAFSGV; encoded by the coding sequence ATGGGTAGCGATATTTCTATTTTTGATTTGACTGGTAAAACTGCTGTCGTTACAGGAGGTGCTGGTGTGCTTGGAACATCGATGGTTGAGGGATTAGCCCGTGCTGGAGCATCTGTTGCCATAGCAGATGTTTTATTAGACAAGGCAAACGAACTAAAACAGAAAATTGAAAATCAAGGTGGAAAAGCACTTGCCCTATATATGGATGCTTTTGATAAGGGCACCATCGAAGAATGTGCTAATAAACTAATTAAAGAATGGGGAAAAATTGATATTTTAGTTAACGGTGTAGGAGGCAACATGAAACAAGCAACGACATCCCCAGAATTAAGTTTTTTTGACATACCCGTCGATGCCTTCCAAAAAGTCGTTAACTTGAACTTATTAGGTGGTGCCATTATACCTTCTCAGGTATTCGGAAAATATATGATAAAGAATACAGAAGGAGGTTCTATCATCAATATTGCGTCTATGAATGCTATTCGACCGTTAACACGTATACCTGGCTATAGTGCTGCGAAATCTGCTGTTGCCAATTTTACCCAATGGTTAGCAGTACATTTTGCTCAGGAATATAATCCAAAATTAAGAGTTAATGCTATAGCCCCAGGTTTTTTCCTAAGTGAACAAAATCGGTATTTATTAATTGACGAGAAAACAGGAGAACCTACAACCCGAGGGAAAACGATATTAGCCCATACTCCTATGGGTCGCTATGGTGACCCATCAGATCTTATAGGAACACTTATCTGGCTTGCCAGTGATGCATCAAAATTCGTTACAGGTATCATAGTTCCCGTTGACGGCGGATTTTCAGCATTTTCTGGCGTGTAA
- a CDS encoding HAD family hydrolase, whose product MKEDIQKLLDHKPTSPFLIAIDSDGCAFDTMELKQKECFTPNTIKYWNLQAISKYAREACEFVNLYSKWRGANRFPALIKVFDLLMDWDKVKARKVQIPQTPNLRKWIETETKLGNPALETYCKEHPDQEDMQITLQWSKAVNKTVEDIVKGGLPPFPFVEECLQKSQGKADIMVCSQTPTEALVREWQEQDLAKYVFVICGQEIGTKAEHIKFASENRYEKNHILMIGDAYGDLKAARANNALFFPINPGHEEESWQRLYEEGLDRFFNGTFEGEYETALIKEFDKYLPEIPPWKR is encoded by the coding sequence ATGAAAGAAGATATTCAAAAATTATTAGACCACAAACCCACTTCTCCATTTTTAATCGCCATTGATTCCGATGGTTGTGCCTTTGACACAATGGAATTAAAACAAAAAGAATGTTTTACACCGAATACAATTAAATATTGGAATCTCCAAGCCATCTCTAAATATGCCCGTGAAGCATGTGAATTTGTAAATCTCTATTCCAAATGGCGTGGAGCCAACCGTTTCCCTGCTCTCATAAAAGTTTTTGACCTCTTAATGGATTGGGACAAAGTCAAGGCAAGAAAAGTTCAAATTCCACAAACACCAAATTTGCGAAAATGGATTGAAACAGAAACAAAATTGGGCAATCCTGCATTGGAAACATATTGCAAAGAACATCCAGACCAGGAGGATATGCAGATAACGCTCCAATGGAGTAAGGCAGTTAATAAAACGGTTGAAGATATTGTCAAAGGTGGTTTACCTCCGTTCCCCTTCGTGGAAGAATGCCTTCAAAAATCTCAGGGAAAAGCAGATATTATGGTCTGTTCACAAACTCCGACCGAAGCATTAGTCCGTGAATGGCAGGAGCAAGACCTTGCCAAATACGTGTTTGTTATATGCGGACAGGAAATAGGTACAAAGGCGGAACATATTAAGTTCGCTTCGGAAAACCGATACGAAAAAAATCATATCTTGATGATTGGCGATGCCTATGGCGACCTTAAAGCGGCTCGTGCCAATAACGCATTGTTTTTCCCCATCAACCCAGGTCACGAAGAAGAGTCATGGCAACGACTTTACGAAGAAGGATTAGACCGCTTTTTCAATGGCACTTTTGAAGGAGAGTATGAAACTGCTCTTATCAAAGAATTTGACAAATATTTACCTGAAATTCCACCCTGGAAAAGATAA